Proteins encoded by one window of Dryocola sp. LX212:
- the fpr gene encoding ferredoxin--NADP(+) reductase, giving the protein MADWVKGKVTQVQHWTDSLFSLTVQAPVAPFTAGQFTKLGMEIDGERVQRAYSYVNAPGNPDLEFYLVNVPEGKLSPRLHVMQSGDEIMLVSEAAGFFVLDEVPDCKTLWMLATGTALGPYLSILQEGKGLERFENIVLLHAVRYANDLSYLPLMQELQQRYEGKLRIQTVVSRETIAGSLTGRVPALIESGELEAAVGLPMDTETSHVMLCGNPQMVRDTQQLLKETRQMTKHLRRRPGHMTAEHYW; this is encoded by the coding sequence ATGGCGGATTGGGTTAAAGGTAAAGTCACTCAGGTTCAGCACTGGACCGATTCTCTTTTCAGCCTGACGGTACAGGCCCCCGTTGCGCCGTTTACCGCCGGGCAGTTCACCAAGCTGGGGATGGAAATTGACGGCGAGCGCGTGCAGCGCGCCTATTCGTACGTCAACGCACCCGGAAATCCTGATTTAGAGTTCTACCTGGTTAACGTGCCGGAAGGAAAGCTCAGCCCTCGCCTGCACGTGATGCAGTCGGGTGACGAGATTATGCTGGTTAGCGAGGCCGCCGGGTTCTTCGTGCTGGATGAGGTCCCCGACTGCAAAACGCTGTGGATGCTGGCAACCGGCACCGCGCTAGGCCCTTATCTTTCCATCCTTCAGGAAGGCAAAGGACTTGAGCGCTTCGAAAATATCGTTCTGCTTCATGCCGTGCGCTATGCCAACGATCTGAGCTACTTGCCTTTGATGCAGGAGTTGCAACAGCGCTATGAAGGGAAATTACGCATTCAGACCGTGGTCAGTCGCGAAACGATTGCGGGTTCACTCACCGGGCGCGTACCTGCGCTGATTGAAAGCGGCGAGCTGGAAGCGGCGGTAGGCCTGCCGATGGACACGGAAACCAGCCATGTGATGCTGTGCGGTAACCCGCAGATGGTGCGTGATACCCAGCAGC
- the glpX gene encoding class II fructose-bisphosphatase: protein MKRELAIEFSRVTEAAALAGYKWLGRGDKNIADGAAVHAMRIVLNQVNIDGQIVIGEGEIDEAPMLYIGEKVGTGKGDAVDIAVDPIEGTRMTAMGQANALAVLAVGDKGTFLNAPDMYMEKLIVGPGAKGIIDLNLPLAQNLHNIAVALNKPLSELTVTILAKPRHDATIAEMQKLGVRVFAIPDGDVAASILTCMPDSEVDVMYGIGGAPEGVISAAVIRALDGDMQGRLLARHHVKGDSEENRFLGEQELERCKAMGIEAGKVLKLDDMAHNDNVIFSATGITKGDLLEGITRKGNMATTETLLIRGKSRTIRRIKSIHFLDRKDPDVQSHIL, encoded by the coding sequence ATGAAACGTGAACTTGCGATTGAATTCTCCCGCGTGACCGAAGCGGCCGCCCTTGCCGGCTACAAATGGCTGGGCCGCGGCGACAAAAATATCGCCGACGGCGCTGCCGTACACGCCATGCGTATCGTCCTTAACCAGGTGAATATCGACGGCCAGATTGTGATTGGCGAAGGGGAAATCGATGAAGCGCCCATGCTCTATATCGGCGAAAAAGTCGGGACCGGGAAAGGCGATGCGGTAGACATCGCCGTCGATCCTATCGAAGGCACCCGCATGACAGCAATGGGCCAGGCCAACGCGCTGGCCGTGCTGGCCGTTGGTGATAAAGGCACGTTCCTGAACGCACCGGATATGTACATGGAAAAGCTGATTGTCGGTCCCGGAGCAAAGGGCATCATCGACCTGAACCTGCCGCTGGCGCAGAATCTTCACAATATCGCCGTCGCGCTAAACAAACCGCTGAGCGAGCTGACCGTGACTATTCTTGCCAAACCACGCCACGACGCCACCATCGCCGAAATGCAAAAGCTCGGCGTGCGCGTGTTTGCTATCCCTGACGGCGACGTCGCCGCATCTATTCTGACCTGTATGCCAGACAGCGAAGTGGACGTCATGTACGGCATCGGCGGCGCACCGGAGGGCGTCATTTCAGCAGCGGTGATTCGTGCGCTGGACGGCGATATGCAGGGCCGACTGCTGGCCCGCCATCACGTTAAAGGCGACAGCGAAGAGAACCGCTTTCTCGGCGAACAGGAGCTGGAGCGCTGCAAGGCGATGGGCATTGAGGCGGGCAAGGTGTTAAAGCTGGATGACATGGCGCACAACGATAATGTCATTTTCTCTGCCACCGGCATCACCAAGGGCGACCTGCTTGAGGGGATCACCCGCAAAGGCAATATGGCGACGACGGAAACGCTGCTGATTCGCGGTAAGTCACGAACCATCCGCCGCATCAAATCCATCCACTTCCTCGACCGTAAAGACCCGGACGTGCAGAGCCATATTCTGTAA